A part of Helicobacter himalayensis genomic DNA contains:
- a CDS encoding bacteriohemerythrin, with protein sequence MDMPTWSDEYSVHNDTIDSEHKRLFELAEKVYQLAHKSTNRNEVKGVLSEFFDYMREHFSHEEKYMQSIGYPHLNEHSKIHKTIMVDMAHLVKNAHSLRELKEKLLVITRDWLIGHIMQEDMNIERWRALQVADNNIKQIFGDNEVSGDFCNIADKPKSYIYQCHCKIHRFQKEAHQKLQKLESNVLCKECKYPLEFLREE encoded by the coding sequence ATGGATATGCCCACGTGGAGTGATGAATACTCTGTCCATAATGACACTATTGATAGCGAGCACAAGAGACTTTTTGAGCTTGCTGAAAAAGTCTATCAATTAGCGCATAAATCAACAAATCGAAATGAAGTCAAAGGTGTATTAAGCGAATTTTTTGACTATATGCGCGAGCATTTCTCACACGAGGAAAAATATATGCAATCTATTGGCTATCCGCATTTAAACGAACACAGCAAGATTCATAAAACCATTATGGTGGATATGGCGCATTTGGTGAAAAACGCGCATTCCCTACGCGAGCTCAAAGAAAAACTGCTTGTCATTACGCGTGATTGGCTTATTGGACATATTATGCAAGAGGATATGAATATTGAGCGGTGGCGCGCCCTGCAAGTAGCGGATAACAACATCAAGCAAATTTTTGGCGATAACGAAGTAAGTGGGGATTTTTGCAACATCGCAGATAAACCAAAAAGTTATATTTATCAATGCCATTGCAAAATCCACAGATTCCAAAAAGAAGCCCATCAAAAACTACAAAAACTAGAATCTAATGTGCTATGCAAGGAGTGCAAATATCCGCTAGAATTTCTCCGTGAGGAATAA
- the rimP gene encoding ribosome maturation factor RimP: MQVDLEQKIRALAESMGFVLYDVMWAKENEHSILRVFLSKELDSESLKVLKSLQSRGFIESSELEFLPKREGITLEECARFSEALSPMLDVELTHTNAYFLEVSSPGLERVLKKEEHFLYSLLEEISIKRADKSEVSGLLVGLNENTENTEFAGALLLEIVDSNKSRTSKNTAAPTKEKIFVSFAEIKKAKSVFRF, encoded by the coding sequence ATGCAGGTGGATTTGGAGCAAAAAATCCGCGCACTTGCGGAATCTATGGGGTTTGTACTTTATGATGTGATGTGGGCGAAAGAAAATGAGCATAGCATTTTACGCGTGTTTTTAAGCAAAGAGTTAGATTCCGAATCTTTGAAAGTGCTAAAAAGTCTGCAATCGCGGGGTTTTATAGAATCTAGCGAGTTGGAATTTCTGCCAAAGCGAGAGGGGATTACGCTTGAGGAATGCGCGCGTTTTAGCGAGGCGCTCTCTCCTATGCTTGATGTGGAGCTGACGCACACAAACGCGTATTTTTTGGAAGTGAGTTCGCCGGGGTTGGAGCGCGTGCTAAAAAAAGAGGAGCATTTTCTTTATAGCTTGCTTGAAGAGATTAGTATTAAGCGCGCGGATAAAAGTGAGGTGAGCGGGCTACTTGTCGGACTAAATGAAAACACAGAAAACACGGAATTTGCAGGCGCACTCTTGCTAGAAATAGTAGATTCTAACAAATCGCGAACGAGTAAAAACACCGCCGCGCCTACAAAAGAAAAAATCTTTGTTTCATTTGCAGAGATTAAAAAAGCAAAAAGCGTGTTTAGGTTTTAA
- the rbfA gene encoding 30S ribosome-binding factor RbfA, with product MNEIKLQKTQALLQEVLNLALSELANPKLNTLSITRVLCSSGKYHAKVFIESSDIAQSERAGILSALKKASPMLREYTLSATSWFKCPELSFYFDDSMRDGENLDAIFARIAKERQKEE from the coding sequence ATGAATGAAATCAAACTGCAAAAAACACAAGCGCTTTTGCAAGAGGTGCTAAATCTCGCGCTAAGTGAGCTTGCTAATCCTAAGCTTAATACGCTTTCGATCACGCGCGTGCTGTGCTCATCTGGCAAGTATCACGCGAAGGTGTTTATTGAATCTAGCGATATTGCCCAAAGTGAGCGCGCAGGTATTTTGAGCGCGCTTAAAAAAGCAAGCCCAATGCTTAGAGAATACACATTGAGTGCTACTTCGTGGTTTAAATGTCCGGAGCTTAGCTTTTATTTTGATGATTCTATGCGTGATGGCGAGAATTTGGACGCGATTTTTGCGCGAATTGCTAAAGAGCGACAAAAAGAAGAGTAA
- the gltX gene encoding glutamate--tRNA ligase: MTTRFAPSPTGYLHIGGLRTALFNYLYARKNNGRFLLRIEDTDLARNSHNAAKAIIESFQWVDLEHNGEIIYQSERFALYARYVKQLLEEGKAYYCYMSKEELEVLRAQAEAQGKKWKYDNRYRDFTGTPPEGIAPVVRIKAPLQGVISFEDGVKGCISVDANEIDDFVIARSDGSPTYNFVVAIDDALMGVSDVIRGDDHLSNTPKQIVVYQALGFEVPKFFHVPMILNPQGKKLSKRDGAMGVMEYKKLGYLPEALLNFLVRLGWSYGDEEIFSMERLLEVFDPYKLNSSPSSYNEEKLLWLNHHYIKQTPAHKLESLLIDFGAQPLQSFACMSECDEEKRESVREALFNALKERSKTLIEFAKNFNEVLNAPKEYDSKLLNKLDSQGVEFLHALSEALKNAKFQSEQECEEFLHTFCEGKHLKLGQCMPLVRLALLGKGGGIGVPCALFVLGNRESCVRIESLLAKNPMK; the protein is encoded by the coding sequence ATGACAACACGATTTGCTCCTTCACCTACGGGCTACCTTCACATTGGAGGCTTACGCACAGCACTTTTTAACTACCTCTATGCGCGTAAAAATAATGGTAGATTTTTGCTGCGTATTGAGGATACTGACTTAGCGCGCAATTCCCACAATGCGGCAAAGGCGATTATAGAATCCTTTCAATGGGTGGATTTAGAGCATAATGGAGAAATTATATATCAAAGCGAGCGTTTTGCGCTCTATGCGCGCTATGTCAAGCAGTTGCTAGAAGAGGGCAAGGCGTATTATTGCTATATGAGTAAAGAGGAGCTAGAGGTTTTGCGCGCGCAAGCGGAGGCGCAGGGCAAAAAGTGGAAATACGACAATCGCTATCGTGATTTTACAGGTACGCCACCAGAGGGGATTGCGCCGGTGGTGAGGATAAAAGCACCATTGCAAGGAGTGATTAGCTTTGAAGATGGCGTGAAAGGGTGCATTAGCGTAGATGCGAACGAAATTGATGACTTTGTCATCGCACGTAGCGATGGTAGTCCGACTTATAATTTTGTCGTGGCAATCGATGATGCGCTGATGGGTGTGAGTGATGTGATACGCGGAGATGATCACCTAAGCAATACGCCTAAACAAATCGTGGTGTATCAAGCGCTAGGCTTTGAAGTGCCGAAGTTTTTTCATGTGCCTATGATTCTCAACCCTCAAGGCAAAAAGCTAAGCAAGCGCGATGGCGCGATGGGCGTGATGGAATACAAGAAGCTAGGCTATTTGCCAGAGGCTTTGCTTAATTTTTTGGTGCGTCTTGGGTGGAGTTATGGCGATGAGGAAATTTTTAGTATGGAGCGGCTTTTGGAGGTTTTTGACCCTTACAAGCTTAATTCCTCGCCTTCGAGCTACAACGAAGAAAAACTCTTGTGGCTCAATCATCACTATATCAAACAAACGCCAGCGCATAAGCTAGAATCTTTGCTGATTGATTTTGGCGCGCAACCTTTGCAAAGTTTTGCGTGTATGAGCGAATGCGATGAGGAAAAGAGGGAATCTGTGCGTGAAGCACTTTTTAACGCACTAAAAGAGCGGAGCAAAACGCTTATAGAGTTTGCAAAGAATTTTAACGAAGTGCTAAATGCGCCTAAGGAATACGATTCTAAGCTTTTAAATAAGCTAGATTCTCAAGGTGTCGAGTTTTTGCACGCATTGAGCGAGGCACTTAAAAATGCGAAGTTTCAAAGCGAGCAGGAATGCGAGGAATTTTTGCATACATTTTGTGAGGGCAAACATTTGAAACTTGGGCAATGTATGCCCCTTGTGCGTTTGGCGCTTTTGGGCAAGGGCGGGGGTATAGGTGTGCCCTGCGCACTTTTTGTGTTAGGAAATAGAGAATCTTGCGTGCGCATTGAATCTTTACTTGCAAAAAATCCAATGAAATAG
- a CDS encoding DUF3373 family protein, translating into MKKLTSNFLAGALSVSLFASAGLADERALQKQIDELEKFIEEVETKAELNKIRFGLDFNATMNNVFTRDGGRGEVDFPNTTQANKWAMGLYLNMKADINDYTKFTGRLSMTKAFGDLVFTTPTIGSLDAGRGVGGSSAIYVERAYVDLFLGNHFALTVGRLPGTDGPGSNLRNGSARMSTYPALAVNALGDGGVLTYYPFRDNKDVAIRTGFSKVYQPLYPTEFAGGGSIFSPEKSSTADANLVFGAIETPFLPKSFGTSLAMLTFINLSNYAAPKESLPNSIADGLGGGKNATNLGDIRYLNVHFENDRLLGSGLNWFVSYTYSQGVNSHLNSLGVNAPSLFAEESGYAVHAGFRYDFSSYFKLGYEYFHGSQYWYAFSRVSVNDPFNFRNTRGEVHDVYAIFQIDINQFFRLSYTNQYNRYTTPQLFAATDNQYLKNQNLAVSYLLRF; encoded by the coding sequence ATGAAAAAGCTAACTTCAAACTTCCTTGCAGGCGCGTTAAGTGTTTCACTTTTTGCGTCAGCGGGATTAGCAGATGAGAGGGCGTTGCAAAAGCAAATCGATGAGCTAGAAAAGTTCATTGAAGAAGTAGAGACAAAAGCAGAGTTAAATAAAATCCGCTTTGGACTTGACTTTAACGCTACAATGAATAATGTTTTCACAAGAGACGGTGGCAGAGGAGAAGTTGACTTTCCAAATACAACACAGGCAAATAAATGGGCTATGGGCTTATATCTCAATATGAAAGCAGATATTAACGACTATACAAAATTTACAGGTCGTCTTTCAATGACAAAGGCATTTGGCGACTTGGTTTTTACAACTCCTACTATCGGTTCACTTGACGCGGGGCGCGGTGTAGGCGGAAGCTCGGCGATTTATGTAGAGCGCGCTTATGTGGATTTATTTTTAGGCAATCACTTTGCTTTGACGGTTGGTCGTTTGCCCGGCACTGATGGTCCGGGCTCAAATCTCCGCAATGGCTCTGCTAGAATGAGCACCTATCCAGCCTTAGCAGTAAATGCGCTTGGTGATGGGGGGGTGCTTACTTACTATCCTTTTAGAGATAATAAAGATGTGGCAATTCGCACGGGATTCTCAAAAGTGTATCAGCCTCTCTATCCGACAGAATTTGCAGGTGGTGGAAGTATTTTCTCCCCTGAAAAATCAAGCACAGCAGATGCAAATCTCGTATTTGGGGCAATTGAAACGCCATTTTTACCAAAAAGCTTTGGGACAAGCTTGGCAATGCTAACTTTTATTAACCTTAGCAATTATGCGGCACCGAAAGAAAGTTTGCCAAATAGCATTGCTGATGGGCTTGGAGGTGGAAAAAATGCGACAAATCTTGGTGATATTCGCTATCTTAATGTGCATTTTGAAAATGACAGATTGCTAGGCAGTGGGTTAAATTGGTTTGTATCTTACACTTACTCACAGGGTGTGAATTCACACCTAAATTCTTTAGGTGTGAACGCCCCCAGTTTATTTGCTGAAGAATCCGGCTATGCGGTGCATGCAGGTTTTCGCTATGACTTTAGCTCGTATTTCAAGCTTGGCTATGAGTACTTCCACGGAAGCCAGTATTGGTATGCTTTCTCTCGTGTCAGTGTGAATGACCCATTCAACTTCCGCAATACGCGCGGTGAAGTGCATGATGTGTATGCGATTTTCCAAATTGATATTAATCAATTTTTCCGCCTAAGCTACACAAATCAATACAATAGATACACGACACCTCAACTTTTTGCAGCAACAGATAATCAATACTTGAAAAATCAAAATCTTGCGGTGTCATATTTGCTACGATTCTAA